Sequence from the Bombus pyrosoma isolate SC7728 linkage group LG3, ASM1482585v1, whole genome shotgun sequence genome:
CAAATTCGAGCTGAACGAAAAGCCGGAACCGTTCTCATACCCCAAACTCGTGCGATCTCATCATCGTTGTGATTCGACCCTTGAGATTGGCTTTTGTGAACATTTTTTCTGTCGAAATATCACTTTCTCGAAACCTCTGTAACCTTATGTGAGCACCGATTAAGCCTTCCATAGTCTCACGATGGCCCTGCGCCTGATTAGGGCGTGAAAATCAATACGGCTACGGAACCGTAGTGTACCTCCCATGAATAACTTTAACCTAGCATTTAATATCGCGTTTACTAGTAGTTACATCCGTGTCGGGTCTAAATTTTCTTATGGACGATTTTCATGTACGACGAAGGCCGTTTACGCTGTTACCGAAAATAATTGCAGGCAACGTTATTTATAGCATTTCGCGCGTCACCGAATACAACGCGGTTTCGACtaaaaaaaagacagagaaaaCCATGCCGTGCAACGACCACCGAAGGTCAATCTTCGAACCATAACTACTGTATTACTTCTAAGGCAACGaatgaaacaatgaaattcttgaaaatttgctCCTACCATTTATCGTgatttcattcttctttcttaattaatctttatcgttgaattttacatgaaatatCATGTCACCTTTGTCTCGCTAACCCCGTGGGTATATGACGGTTACTTTGTGCGTTTCAATTTGACCTAACCTAAACAACACTGAATAACAAAAGTATCCTTTTGATTTATCCAGACCAATGTTTCTTTGTGTTGacgattttttttaatatttttattatcgattcAAAGTATGATcaatcgtatttatttttggACGGTTCTGTGCTTGCTGATTCAAGCATATTTCcagtgttttaatattattttattgttccgcattttaaatatatgaaattcttattaatcaaaaatatttttcaagttcaatttcatgaagaaattatttaaaaatacaaaatcttgatttaaattttctttttttctatagaattaaataaaaacccAGTAGAAGGGTTTTCAGCAGGCCTCATAGACGACAATGACATATATCAGTGGGAAGTACTCATTATTGGACCTCCAGACACATTGTAGTAAGATactaatttgtttattttataatatataatatcatatatacatatgtacatatcatacatatttttacaaatatttttttacattttagtGAAGGTGGGTTTTTCAAAGCACACTTACAGTTTCCAAAAGAGTATCCACTTAGGCCACCAAGAATGAAGTTCATAACAGAAATATGGCATCCAAACagtaagaatttttctttaacattaagatttttatatatattatataacaaaataaaaattgtaatgtaattttatatttatagtcgAAAAGAATGGTAATGTATGCATATCGATTTTACATGAACCTGGAGATGATAAGTGGGGCTATGAAAAAGCATCAGAACGGTGGTTACCAGTTCACACAGTTGAGACTATTCTCATAAGTGTTATTAGTATGCTTGCAGATCCTAATGATGAAAGTCCTGCTAATGTGGATGCTGCCGTAAGTAATATTCTGTATTGTACAAATTTAGATTACTATATCATTGCAACTGTTTTTACTGATATTAATTGCAACACTGTAGAAAGAGTGGAGGGAAAGTTATGCAGAATTCAAGAGAAAGGTGGCGAGGTGTGTCAGAAAAAGCCAAGAGGAGTGTTTGTAGGAGATGAACAATTATTCAAATGGAAAGACTTATTTAATTCTGGTAAGTTCTATAACGTTTTTaccaattaaattattcaacaaaataatatataataatgagTGTGTTTGAATAAactttttccttatttctccCTAGGGAAGCCGTAAGCACTGTAAGAAAGAAACCGATGCTCAGCATTAAGCTAATGGACAACAGTGCCACTAAAAACGGATATAGCCTGACCCATTCTTAAGCAGAAAAAGGGAGGCAGAGTATGTGTGacaataaaagataaaatcacACATCTCTATGAAGTTTATACCACCGCCACTGACGTACCATCCATTGATACGAAGAACATAAAGGAAATACACGCAGCTCACcttttacataataaacaactaaaaaactaatttacacatatacataatgCAAAAAAATTATCTGTACGATTATTACCTTAATATTGATAGTTATAAACTTAACTTCCCTGTTCCTCCTGCTCAAGAGTTAGCCCTACCCTTTATACCTAAAAGCctgtaatttaaaatgtttacgtttattattgaataataattcctTAGTGgcgtttcgtattttcttactttcgtaaatatacataaataaatttttgtaaaatcaaatacacggtatatatatatatatatgtatatatacatatatatatatatatgccaCAATCGTTAAATGTAATGCCAgtaaaaaatggaaacgaaataTATGTGAATCAATTGTGACATCGCGGCAAACATATGTCGATTAAGCTGTACAATCACGGctatgtaaaaaaatgtgaaatttccGTTGAACCGTAAGTTGCCAAAATAACGAATTCTAATTAAAGTGATAATAATGCTAATcgcaatattattattagaaatatatcattaattacaTCTGGTAAATTTACCATAAAATTTCGTACATGCTTACTGAAAactatacatatttcaacCAGTGCCAGTTTGTGAAGTGATTGTTAAGATTTacctttttattatatctaaacTTGCGGTTCGAAGACATaaaaacattcaaattttttatccgactatatataatttcatactgtcaattaaattctacaatatgaaaaatgtttattgtaTTCCTTGAACCTGCATTCTATTTATGTCATCtaatatgaaaagatatttttattatctaccATTGAagcaaattacttttttctatactgtgattaattatttgcttatgtgtagtaaataataataccttatttttaatagattacAACTTATTTGATTTCATggattatcttttttcttcaatttattattatttttatatcttgttttatacaataaaaatttacatacgcattgttattgtacatattaacaatactgaatttttaattaccaaaaagttaatacttatttataagaactacaaaattaaataacaaagtaaTGCACAATAGACAAttcagaatattattttaataaaaaaataactgatagaaaatatagataatacattataattgtttaattacacattttttaatgtcataaatattaataatataattatcactttttaattgtataaaaaattattgacatGCATTAGTATTTGactttaatatgtatttacatgtACGTAatgttcaatgaaaaattcattggaTGATTGAAAGTTTCTCTatgattttatgaattatacgTGTAATCACAATACATTTATAATGTGTAAACACATTTATAATTCGATCTATAGAATGAATAAAGCACGTAAGTAAAAATTTCTGacaaaaaatttgcaataaagGCGTTTATAGCTCCATTAATgctaaaatatgtatactgaatcttaaaaattaattatacctgattatacataaatagaCGTAGCAGATACCTAATTTATCGACATAAAAGATTCAAATTTCTACCTGCAAACTTACAATGTACTTCAAATTCATTGTCGGAGCCGCAGTTTCAcgtgtttgtttattttgcGAGTTACGTTGTTACGTTATGGATTAATGCTGTGCAgtcgtaatttaattttgttgtaCTTAATTCTCTAAAGAgagtaatgaaatattttcaaaattaatgtttgtaaatttctGACATAAacttaatattgttttaaaacaCCATTTTCTACAGAATTACGATCAAAcactaatattataattgattctatttatgtttaattccttcttaattttattatttttcattatctaaAATCTTGACgtagtttaaaaatatttttggtttGTATTGAACCAAGTAATTTATAACTATGAACGATGAACAAATTGTTTTGACATTACCTGCTACACAAAGTGTGGATGCAATATATTTGACTCCACAAGAGTCATCACAAGAGAAAACCACGACTGTATGGGGCAGATTATGTCCTATCAAATTACCTTTTAAGACAATGggtaagaatatatatttatttaatattatgtattatgtgcaagtttatataatttataatatatgatatttattgtgTTACCTATGTTAATTCCATTTACTTTCATAGAAATGACCAAAGATGTTTATACTCTTGGTCGAGCAGAATCCTGTGATATTTGTGTTACTAGCAATGAATTAAAACCAAAATGGCTTAGCGTAATGAGTAAGATACACTTTAAAATAACTAGAGAATATATTGGTAATGGTAATGATGCCATAGTATATTTAGAAGACTTAAGCCAAAATGGaacttttgttaataaaaaaaaaataggccGTGGGAATAAGATAATACTTGAAAGTAACGATATAATATCTTTAGCACAACCTATAGTCACtggtaaataaattataccttataataagcatgtatatattatacataaatctcatattttatttaaactatataatacaatatttgcTACAGTTTATATATTCATGAGTACAACAGCATGTGAAAGCAACAATCTTCCTCCAGAACTCAGagataaatatacaatgtcATGTAAATTAGGATCTGGGGCATGTGGAGAAGTGAATatggtatttaataaaataggtTGTCAAAAATTTGCTATGAAAACTATTATGAAAATAGGTGACACAACAAATGGACAAAAGCATCCTTTAAATGATCCTgagaaaattatgaatgaagtcaaaatattaaaagccTTGAAACATGTAagtgaatatataaattgctAAACTGATATAGAATGTATTAATATGTACTTTATTCTTTAGCCTTGCATAATTCGAATGGTAGAAATTGTAGATACCCCAAAAGCAGTATACATAGTTTTGGAATTAATGGAAGGTGGTGAACTTTTTGAAAGAATAAGAAGCAGGGGAAGATTATCAGAAAAACAtgcaaaattgattttttatcaAGTTGTATTAGCTGTTAGTTATCTACATGATTGTGGTATAACTCATAGAGATTTGAAGGTATGCGTTTCTCTTAAATATCTGCGATATTTtggtttaaatataaatagtgaataaatattctttggtCACATTTACAGCCAGAAAACATATTATTAGCTAACAATTCAGATGTTACATTAGCAAAAGTATCAGACTTTGGTTTATCAAAGTTAGTTGATGCACAAACTATGATGAAGACATTTTGTGGGACCCCTATGTATGTTGCACCTGAGATATTGTCTACTATTGGACGTGGTTCTTACACGAATCAAGTATGTATATGCAAAAAATATCTGGAAGAAATAagatgtttcatattttttaatttaactagGTTGATGTGTGGAGTTTGGGAGTAATATTGTATGCTTGTTTAAGTGGTTCAGTACCTTTTAATTGTTACGACAAGAATATGAGTTTGCAAGATCAAATAAAGTGTGGACGTTATGGCTTTCCTCCTTCCAAATTTGGACATATAACAAACAAAGCTATAGATCTGGTATagtaatatttgattaaatattattgtaaggTACACGAAtagaaataattctattttctaataacGCAATCTTTTTAGATTAAGAGTATGATGACAGTAAATCCGAGAAAAAGGATTACAATCAAACAAGTTCTATTACATCCTTGGTTACAAGATCGTGAACTTCGAGAGACTGTTGATACCTtattatcgaaagaaaatgacGAAAACTTAGCGCCGCAAAGTATTTCCACTAATACTCAATACAAGAATGAACAGCAtcaaaagttaattaaaagagCGAGGTTACATCTATAATTATGTTACTTCCCTCTAGCTCTAGgtaatatcattatttcaaaaatcatTGATCTCTAATCTAtttgttctatttattatttatcatataaattgACTAATTAGTTGACAAAAGTTAGTCCACATTTATACATAACATGAAAGACCaacttcaattattttcattaggTTAATAAAGAAgatcaaattaaaatagttatattttaaattgatttaattttcaaatacacagttataatataaataaaattaatttaataataaaattaaaaatataatagagaaacTTTGTAACTGATATGCACCAAAACATTGTACAAATAATAgttataagaaattattttcatgttttatatttttttacgcttgtaattattaaaaatttattaaatatattcttttttactaaaatttccGTACgtgttaatataaaaagaaatttcattttctcgtgaaatcttatcttgataatttttcattggaaaacaaataaaaccttatatgtaataagaaataccggtttatatacaattacaaatCGTATCAAGaataatgtttcattaatcatgttttcctttttccatctATTCCTCTCTGCATTGGTACTGTTCTTCGCCGTTACATGGATTTGGAAGTGGAGTTTCCATGTCTGGCCGTTCCTTCTTTGTTAGTCCCGCTAACAATCGTTTTATTTGAGCTATTGCTTTTCCGGGATTTAAAGCCTTAAAAGAATTAGccacataataataatatataagttattaacaatatttgaatttctactctttatataacgttgtgcactTCATACCTTCGGACAAGTTTTTGTACAATTGAAAATAGTATGGCATCGATATACGGAATAAAAATCACGTAATTTACTAAGTCTTTCTTTATGCCCCATGTCACGTGAATCTATTATCCACCTATAAGCCtgcacgataaaaatatttcatggtGTATTGAATATTACGTATAGGACTTACGTATAGGACATTCTTTTCTGTAACGAATAATTCATGTACCTGCAGAAGAGTTGCAGGACCTAAAAACTTATCACCAAGCCACCAATACGGTGGACAAGAATAAGTACAACATCCACAGAGGATGCACTCGTATAAACCATTAAGTTTATCTCTATCTTTTGGACTTTGCAGGATTTGTCGTAAACCGAGAAAATTGTCTTCTCCGGGACGTTTTAAAAATGGTTCAATATGCTGGTATTGTTTCAGGAATTGTTCCATATCCGTCACTAAGTCTCTAATTACGTATGAGTGCGGTAAAGGATATATGACTATAGGTTTTGGCGATTCCTTCAATTttcta
This genomic interval carries:
- the LOC122577927 gene encoding ubiquitin-conjugating enzyme E2 G1 isoform X1, with product MSEPQSALLLRKQLAELNKNPVEGFSAGLIDDNDIYQWEVLIIGPPDTLYEGGFFKAHLQFPKEYPLRPPRMKFITEIWHPNIEKNGNVCISILHEPGDDKWGYEKASERWLPVHTVETILISVISMLADPNDESPANVDAAKEWRESYAEFKRKVARCVRKSQEECL
- the LOC122577927 gene encoding probable ubiquitin-conjugating enzyme E2 7 isoform X2 → MKFITEIWHPNIEKNGNVCISILHEPGDDKWGYEKASERWLPVHTVETILISVISMLADPNDESPANVDAAKEWRESYAEFKRKVARCVRKSQEECL
- the LOC122565977 gene encoding serine/threonine-protein kinase Chk2-like codes for the protein MNDEQIVLTLPATQSVDAIYLTPQESSQEKTTTVWGRLCPIKLPFKTMEMTKDVYTLGRAESCDICVTSNELKPKWLSVMSKIHFKITREYIGNGNDAIVYLEDLSQNGTFVNKKKIGRGNKIILESNDIISLAQPIVTVYIFMSTTACESNNLPPELRDKYTMSCKLGSGACGEVNMVFNKIGCQKFAMKTIMKIGDTTNGQKHPLNDPEKIMNEVKILKALKHPCIIRMVEIVDTPKAVYIVLELMEGGELFERIRSRGRLSEKHAKLIFYQVVLAVSYLHDCGITHRDLKPENILLANNSDVTLAKVSDFGLSKLVDAQTMMKTFCGTPMYVAPEILSTIGRGSYTNQVDVWSLGVILYACLSGSVPFNCYDKNMSLQDQIKCGRYGFPPSKFGHITNKAIDLIKSMMTVNPRKRITIKQVLLHPWLQDRELRETVDTLLSKENDENLAPQSISTNTQYKNEQHQKLIKRARLHL
- the LOC122565982 gene encoding succinate dehydrogenase [ubiquinone] iron-sulfur subunit, mitochondrial-like is translated as MFNFNIISHASRFWFCTIVSLRRGMRQNSRFSSHRFLSSAGKAEKQPSETENIINAEIAVVKECKTPPEDRKVPEKPRLQTVRVYRWNPEKPNVKPFMQQFSVDLNKCGTMVLDVLALIKAEHDPTLSYRRSCREGICGSCSMNINGVNTLACITKLKESPKPIVIYPLPHSYVIRDLVTDMEQFLKQYQHIEPFLKRPGEDNFLGLRQILQSPKDRDKLNGLYECILCGCCTYSCPPYWWLGDKFLGPATLLQAYRWIIDSRDMGHKERLSKLRDFYSVYRCHTIFNCTKTCPKALNPGKAIAQIKRLLAGLTKKERPDMETPLPNPCNGEEQYQCREE